The Priestia megaterium NBRC 15308 = ATCC 14581 region TTCACTATGTTTTTTGCGTGTCTCCACAATAAAAAGACAAGTGCTGATAATAAAAGCCGTTCCTACAAAAATGGCGCCAACCCAAGGAAGTGAAGTAAGTCCCATATGGTTAATAATTACGCCTCCGAAAAAGGCGCCAAAAGCATTTCCTAAGTTAGCAAACGAGTGATTCGAAGTAGAAGCTAAAGCAGGTGCTTCCTGTGCTAAGTTCATAATTTTCACTTGAATACCAGGCATTACAGCAAATGCTGCTGCTCCCCAGAAAAACAGCGTGATAATAGCTGCTGTTGGGCTTTTGACAGTAAACGTAAAAATAGTCAGCACAATACAAAGAAAAGCAAATATACCTACAACCGAAGGCATTAACTTCCAGTCTGCTAGCTTGCCTCCAACAACGTTTCCGAGCGTAACGCCGCATCCATATAATACAAGTATCCACGTAACGCTATGTTCACTTACTCCTGTAACGTCTTCAAGAAGCGGTGTAATGTACGTAAATACAGTAAATAAACTGCCGCATCCTATTGCGCTTAAAAGAAGCATCACAAGAAGTTTTGGTTGAGTAAAAGCAGCAAACTGCTGTTTTAGACCCGTTAATTTGTCTTGACCAAGCTTTGGGA contains the following coding sequences:
- a CDS encoding MFS transporter is translated as MNTMHANEQVSKKDSFPIALISLTLGAFAIGMTEFVIMGILPNVAEDLHVSISTAGQLITSYALGVAIGAPILTIFTHRLPQKLLLCLLMLLFILGNAIAIVAPSYGILMGARLVTALCHGTFFGVGAVIASRLVQPHKRASAVATMMAGLTIANIIGVPVGTFIGQHLGWRASFGAITIMGIIAFIGIILFIPKLGQDKLTGLKQQFAAFTQPKLLVMLLLSAIGCGSLFTVFTYITPLLEDVTGVSEHSVTWILVLYGCGVTLGNVVGGKLADWKLMPSVVGIFAFLCIVLTIFTFTVKSPTAAIITLFFWGAAAFAVMPGIQVKIMNLAQEAPALASTSNHSFANLGNAFGAFFGGVIINHMGLTSLPWVGAIFVGTAFIISTCLFIVETRKKHSEQSF